The nucleotide sequence TCGTGGGCGCGCATGTCGCGCATCACCTGCCTGACTTCGTCGAGGGTCTCGCCTAGACCCAGCATCAGGCCCGACTTGGTCGGCACCGCGGGCACCGCCGCCTTGTAGCGCTGCATGAGTTGCAGCGACCAGGCGTAGTCGGAGCCCGGCCGCACTTTCAGATAGAGGCGCGGCACGGATTCGAGGTTGTGATTGAAGACGTCGGGCGGCGTGGCCTTGAGGATGTCCAAGGCGACGTCCATGCGGCCACGGAAATCCGGCACCAGCACTTCGATGCGGGTGGCCGGCGTGCGGGCGCGCACGGCGCTGATGCAGGCGGCGAAATGCGCGGCGCCGCCGTCGCGCAGGTCGTCGCGGTCGACCGAGGTGATGACGACGTACTTGAGACCCATGCGTTCCACGGCATTGGCGACGTGCTCGGGCTCGTCGGCGTCCAGCGGCTTGGGCCGGCCATGGGCAACGTCGCAGAACGGACAGCGGCGCGTGCACAGGTCGCCCATGATCATGAAAGTCGCCGTGCCGTGCGCGAAACATTCACCGAGGTTCGGGCAGGACGCGGCCTCGCACACCGTGTGCAGGCCTTCGGCGCGCAGCAGGGCTTTCAGTTCGACCACGCGCGGGTCGGTCGGCGCGCGCGCGCGCAGCCACGGCGGCTTGCGCGGCAGGGCGCCGGTGGTCGGCTCGACCTTGACCGGGATGCGCGCCACCTTGTCGGCGCCGCGTTGGGCGCGGCTGGGTTTGTCGGGGCTTTGGCTGTTCATGCTATTTGTCCAAGGGCGGCGAACCGCCCCCTGTAGGTGCGAATTCATTCGCACATGAGAACCGCACCACGGAAGCAAATGTGGGCACGTGTGAGTGCGAATGAATTCGCACCTACAGGGCTAGTGTCCACCCATTTGCAGTGACTCGCCACCGCGTCGGTGATTCAAACCTTGGCGCCTGGCCAATGCGCTTCGTCGTGCAGCACTTCTGGCGACGCGCCGCCATACAGGCAACGCGCGAGATGCGGAATGAAGCGTTCGAGTACCGCCCCACAGTCGAGACCGACGCCGAGATCCGCGAGGCGCGTGACCCTGAGCCCGGCATAGCCACAGGGGTTGATGCGCAGGAACGGCTCGAGGTCCAAGTCGACATTGAGCGCGAGGCCGTGATAGCTCATGCCGTTGCGCAGGCGCAGCCCCAGCGCCGCGAGCTTGGCGTCGGCCACGTACACGCCCGGCGCGCCGGCACGGCGCTCGGCGACGATGCCGAATTCGGCCACGACATCGATGACCGCCTGCTCCAGGCGCCGCACCAGTTCGCGCGGCCCGATGCCGAGCCGCTGCGTATCGAGCAGCACGTACACCACCACCTGCCCGGGCCCGTGGTAGGTCACCTGCCCGCCGCGGTCGCTGTGCACCACCGCGATGTCGCCCGCCATGAGGATGTGTTCCGGCTTGCCGCCGCGCCCCAGCGTGAACACCGGCGCATGCTGCACGCACCACAGCTCGTCGTCGCTCGCGGCGTCGCGCGCGCCGCTGAAGTCACGCATGGCTTGCCAGCAGGCGTGGTAATCGACCTCGCCGAATTCGCGCACCCTGAGCTTCATAACACCATGAGGATGCGTTCGTGGGTGGACAATTCCGTGTAGATGGCGTCGAGGTGGGTCTGGCTGCGGGCCTCGATGGTGATGGTCAGCGCGCGGTACTTGCCTTCGCGGCTGGGCCGCGCGCGCACCGCGCTGTCGTCGAGATCGGTGACATGCCGCCGGACTATCTCGAGCACCAGGGCATCGAAGTCGTGCGCCGCCAGTCCCATGATCTTGATCGGAAACTGGCAGGGAAATTCCAGCAGACTGTCATTGGTGGGCATGGCGCTAGCGTTCTCTCATGCAAGGCCGACGCGGCGGACGTGACGGCGGTTCAAGTGCGGCGGCCGGCGGCCGCTACGACCACGGACGGTGGTGTGGGTGACAATTGTTAACTTTCCTTAAGTCCGAACGGCGGGCGAAGTTCGAACATCGGCGACCTGCCTGCTCGGTGTACCATGACGCACAACAATTGTGCCTCATCAGCGATGGATGGCGCTGTGATTCTTTGGGGGGAATCACGGAATGG is from Pseudomonadota bacterium and encodes:
- a CDS encoding DUF493 domain-containing protein; translation: MPTNDSLLEFPCQFPIKIMGLAAHDFDALVLEIVRRHVTDLDDSAVRARPSREGKYRALTITIEARSQTHLDAIYTELSTHERILMVL
- the lipB gene encoding lipoyl(octanoyl) transferase LipB; this translates as MKLRVREFGEVDYHACWQAMRDFSGARDAASDDELWCVQHAPVFTLGRGGKPEHILMAGDIAVVHSDRGGQVTYHGPGQVVVYVLLDTQRLGIGPRELVRRLEQAVIDVVAEFGIVAERRAGAPGVYVADAKLAALGLRLRNGMSYHGLALNVDLDLEPFLRINPCGYAGLRVTRLADLGVGLDCGAVLERFIPHLARCLYGGASPEVLHDEAHWPGAKV
- the lipA gene encoding lipoyl synthase; amino-acid sequence: MNSQSPDKPSRAQRGADKVARIPVKVEPTTGALPRKPPWLRARAPTDPRVVELKALLRAEGLHTVCEAASCPNLGECFAHGTATFMIMGDLCTRRCPFCDVAHGRPKPLDADEPEHVANAVERMGLKYVVITSVDRDDLRDGGAAHFAACISAVRARTPATRIEVLVPDFRGRMDVALDILKATPPDVFNHNLESVPRLYLKVRPGSDYAWSLQLMQRYKAAVPAVPTKSGLMLGLGETLDEVRQVMRDMRAHDVDMLTLGQYLQPSRSHLPVERFVTPEEFNELKAYGDSLGFTNVASAPLVRSSYHADLQASARTSDG